From the genome of Arthrobacter sp. ERGS1:01:
AGGTCCCCGTACGGGATGACCTCGATTCCGGTGTTGCCGTCCTCGCCGGGGAACGCCTCGGACATGTGGCAGCTGTGGGACCCCAGGGCACCGTCGGAGAACAGTTTCACGGGACCGGTGCGCAGCCAGGCGTCGCCGTCGCCCGTGGCCCGGCCCTCGTCGATGGCCAGCTCAAGGGCCGTCATGGGGATGGCCTTGTGGACCCGGATGCCCAGCCGGCCCGCGTCCCGCAGGCCGCGGTAGGCCGCCAGGGCGTCCTCGCCGTCGAAGTCGTGGACGCCCGTGAGCCCCACGGCCAGCAACCGGCGCTGCGCCTCGAGCAGCTGGGTGCCAAGGTCGCCGGCCTCGGCGCTGTGCATAATCTCCTCAAGCCTGTCGCAGGCGGCCTCGCGCAGGATGCCCGTGGGCTCGCTGTGCTCGTCCCGGACAATTTCCCCGCCCACCGGATCGGGGGTGGAGGCGTCAAATCCGACGGCGGCCAGGGCGGCCGAGTTGGCCCAGACGGTGTGGCCGTCGATGCTGGGCAGGGCTGCCGGCCGGCCCCCGGTGACGGCGTCGAGATCGTAGCGGTTTGGCTGGACCGGCACCGTCCAGATGTTGAAGTCCCAGCGCCCGCCAAACACCCAGCCGGTGGCGGGGCGGGAGTCGCTGTAGACCCGCACACGCTCGAGGGTTTCCGCGAGGTCGCGGGTGCCGCGCAGGTCAAGGGCGGCGATCTCGCGGGCAAAGTTTGCCGTGTGGATGTGGGCATCCGTCAGGCCGGGGATCACGGTGGCCCCGTCCAGGTCAACGGTTTCCGTGACACCGCTGGAATGCGCGGCAAGTTCTTCCCGGGTGCCCATCGCCACGATGCGCTCGCCGCGTGTCAGCACGGCCGTCACCTGCGGCTGCGGAGCCCACAGCGTGTGAAAGCGGGCGTTGACGAAAAGACGTTGCTCAAGCATTCCTAATCCTTTGTGATGCAATGGTGTGGTGAAAATGTGTCGCCCAGGGGGCGCTCCTGTGGAAAATTTTCCCACGACATTGACAACCATAAGAGAAAATCAGCCTTATATGATGTGAAGCACGCTGATAGTTCACGACGCTCACTTCAAGGAATGCTTATGCTCAACTTAAATCACCTGCGCACCCTCGTTGAGGTGGTCAGGCTTGGCTCCTTCACGGCGGCCGGAAACCGGCTTGGCTATACGGCGTCGGCGGTGTCCCAGCAAATGGCGGCACTGGAGAAGGACACCAACGTGCGCCTCTTTGTCCGCAGCGCCCGCAGCGTCCACCCGACCCAGGCGGCGCACGCGATGGGGCAGCAGGCGCTGAAGCTGCTCCGCGATGCCGAGAACCTGCTGGCGGCCGGCACGGCCGCCGGCGGAAACGCCGTGCGGGAACTGCGGGTTGGTGCGTTCCCTTCGGTCGCGACGTTCGTGCTGTCCCAGATCGTGGAGATGCCCCGGTGGCAGGCCCCCTCGGTCCAGGTCAAGATCTCCATCGGCGAGCCAAGCTCCGTGGTGCCCGGGCTGCGCGTGGGAGGCGAGCTCGACGTCGGAATCGTCTACCAGGTGGGGGAGTCCGGCCTGGCGCTGCCCCAGGGGGTGAGCCGGCACTGGCTGGGGGAGGACCCCTACAAGCTGGTGGTGCCGGCCGCATGGGGCTTCACGGAGGGTTCCCGGATGAGCCTGGAGGCGCTCAATGAGGTTCCGTGGATCCTGCACCTGCGCGGATCAAGTGACGCCAACGTCATTGACTTCGTGCTGGCCAATGCGGGGCTGCACCCGCGCGTGGTCGCCTCCAGTGACGACTTCAACGCAACGCTGCGCCTGATCGCGGCCGGGCACGGGGTGGCCATGGTTCCCCAGCTGGCCATGGTGGAGCGCCCCGAGGGAGTGGTGGAGGTGGAAGTTCCGGAGATCGCGCTGACCCGCAGGCTCATGGCCCTGTGCGCCGATGACGCACCTGCGGACCTGTCGGAGAACTTTGTCGAGGCGCTGCGCAACGTCGACGAGTTCCGGAACATGTAGGCGTTTGTGGGCGGTCCGCGGCGCGTCACGGGCCGCAAAAATGGGTGGCGGCAGGGTCGTTTTGTTTTTCTAAAAAAGCCCTGCTAATCTATTGACTGCTTCATTCCTCTGTAGCTCAATTGGCAGAGCATTCGACTGTTAATCGAAGGGTTACTGGTTCAAGTCCAGTCAGAGGAGCTTGCAAACAAAAATTCCCCGCACTCACTTGTGAGTGCGGGGAATTTTTCTTTGTCCGGGCGTTTTTCGGACTTAGATTTTTGGCACCATGCGGGGCCGCACAATGAACCACAGCGCCGCCATGGCCAGCAGGATGCAGGCACCCATGATCAACGCCATGGGCGTCGCCGTAGCCACGCCCACCAGGCCCACCACGGGGGTGATGATGCCGGCAAAGCCGAACGTAGCCGCGCCCAGCAGCGACGCCGCCGTGCCCGCCTGCTTGCCGTTGCGGGCCAGGCCCATGACCTGGACGGACGGGAACATGAAACCGGTGGCCGCAATGAAGAACCACAGCGGCACGATCACGCCCCAC
Proteins encoded in this window:
- a CDS encoding amidohydrolase; its protein translation is MLEQRLFVNARFHTLWAPQPQVTAVLTRGERIVAMGTREELAAHSSGVTETVDLDGATVIPGLTDAHIHTANFAREIAALDLRGTRDLAETLERVRVYSDSRPATGWVFGGRWDFNIWTVPVQPNRYDLDAVTGGRPAALPSIDGHTVWANSAALAAVGFDASTPDPVGGEIVRDEHSEPTGILREAACDRLEEIMHSAEAGDLGTQLLEAQRRLLAVGLTGVHDFDGEDALAAYRGLRDAGRLGIRVHKAIPMTALELAIDEGRATGDGDAWLRTGPVKLFSDGALGSHSCHMSEAFPGEDGNTGIEVIPYGDLRELVRRAAGSGIGVATHAIGDRANELVLDAYADLAMNPLDAPTGIARPASRLRHRIEHAQHLRPSDIARMAQLGVIPSMQPTHCTTDIPLASTLLAGRDLASYAWRSLLDAGAIPAFGSDAPVEHPNPMYGIHAAVTRQNGSHEPDGGWQPGECVTVGEAIEGFTAGAAYASGEESHKGRLRPGMLADFTALADDPFTAATSELRDMPVQSTTVGGVVRFRRNH
- a CDS encoding LysR family transcriptional regulator — its product is MLNLNHLRTLVEVVRLGSFTAAGNRLGYTASAVSQQMAALEKDTNVRLFVRSARSVHPTQAAHAMGQQALKLLRDAENLLAAGTAAGGNAVRELRVGAFPSVATFVLSQIVEMPRWQAPSVQVKISIGEPSSVVPGLRVGGELDVGIVYQVGESGLALPQGVSRHWLGEDPYKLVVPAAWGFTEGSRMSLEALNEVPWILHLRGSSDANVIDFVLANAGLHPRVVASSDDFNATLRLIAAGHGVAMVPQLAMVERPEGVVEVEVPEIALTRRLMALCADDAPADLSENFVEALRNVDEFRNM